In Armatimonadota bacterium, the genomic window AGCCCCACGCTCTCCAGGTAGGCGCCGAAGACGCGCAGCGGGTCCCGGGCCCGATCGGCCTCGATCTCGTCCTTCGTCCGGTAGCGCTCCTGCTGGTCGTCGCTGCTGTGCGACCCCAGCCGCGGCACCTGGAACTCCAGCAGCATCGGGCCCTCCCCCCGCTTCGCCCGCTCGTAGGCGTCCCGGGCCACCCGGTAGCACTCCAGCACGTCGCTGCCGTCGGCGACCACGCCGGGGAAGCCGTAGCCGGCGGCCCGGGCGGCGATGCTGCCTCCGGCCACCTGCTTGTGCAGCGGAACGGAGATGGCGTAGGCGTTGTTCTCCACGACGAAGATCACGGGCAGCCGGTAGAGGCCGGCCCAGTTCATCGCCTCGTGGACGTCCCCCTGGCTCGTCCCGCCGTCGCCGATCGCCACCATGGTCACCTCGCCGGTCCTGCGCACCCTGGCGGCGTAGGCGATGCCCACCGCGTGGGGGTACTGGGTGCCCACCGGGCTGCTGGTGCTCAAGATCTTCACCCGGGGATGGCCGTAGTGACCCGGCATCTGGCGGCCGCCGCTGCTGGGATCGGCCGCCCGCGCGAACAGCCCCAAAAGGATGTCGGTCGGGGTCATCCCTTTCACCAGACAGGCCGCGATGGACCGATAGAACGGCACGAACCAGTCCTGGGCCTTGTCCATCGGCCACATCGCCGCCACCTGACACCCCTCGTGGCCGGGGCCGGAGATGACGAACATCGCCTTTCCGGCCCGCTGCAGCACCCACATCCGCTCGTCCAGGGCCCGGGCCAGGGCGATGTAGTAGTACATCTCCAGGACATCCCGGTCGCTCAGCCCGAGCTGGGCGTGCCGTGCCGAGACCCGGGGCTTCGCCTCCATCGCGCTCATCGTCGCTCCACCCCTCCGATCCAGTCCGCCGGGTTAGACGTGGATGACCCTGCCCATGGCATCCAGGGCCGCCTCTTTGAGCGCCTCGGACAGCGTGGGGTGCGAGTGGACCGCCGCACCCAGCTCCGCCACCGTCGCCTCGCCGTACTTGGCCACCACGCCTTCCGCGAGCAACTCGGTGACCGACGGCCCGATCATGTGGATCCCCAAGATTTCGCCGATCCTGGCGTCGGCGACCACCTTGACGAACCCCTCCCGCATCCCCTGGATCACCGCCTTGCTGTTGGCCTGGAAGCTGAAGCGCCCCACCCTGACGTCGTAGCCCTGCTGGCGCGCCTGCTGTTCGGTGAGCCCGACCGTGGCCACCTGGGGAAGGGAGTACGTCGGCCGGGGGACGGCGTCGTAGTTGAGGGGATGGCCGCCCACGCCCGCAATGCGCTCGACCACGGCGATCGCCTCGTCGCTGGCCACATGGGCCAGGCGGAAGGGCCGGGCTCCCGTCAGCACGTCGCCGATGGCGTAGATCCCCGGGGCCGTGGTCTGCAGGTGCTCGTCGACCACGGGGGCGTCCTTCTCCACGGCCACCCCGGCCTCGTCGAGATTCAGCCCCGCCGTCACCGGCGCGCGGCCGATGGCCACCAGCAGATAGTCGGCTTCCAGCGTCCGCGTCTCGCCCCCCTGGACGACCGTGACCGCGACCCGGTCGCCGCTCACCCGCGCGCTCTGCGCGGCCGTCTCCGTCATGGCGCGAATGCCCCGGCGGGCGAAGGATCGCTCCAGCGTCCGGCCGATCTCCTCATCCTCCAGCGGCAGCAGGGTGGACAGCAGTTCGACCACCGTCACCTCGCTGCCCAGGGCCCGGTACAGGCTGGCGAACTCGACCCCCACCGGCCCTGCGCCCAGGATCACGATGGACCGCGGGACCTCCGTCAGCCCCAGGGCGCCGGTGCTGTCGAGAATGCGCACGTTGTCGATGGCGATGCCGGGGAGGCTGCGGGGAGCGGAGCCGGTAGCGATCATGACGTGTCTGGCCGTGAGCGCCGTCTCCGACCCGTCCGCCAGGGCCACCCCGATGGTCTCCCGGTTGAGGAACCGGCCTTCCCCGGTGAAGACGTCGATCTTGTTCTTGCGCATCAGGAACTGCGTCCCCTTGTAGAGGGTCTCGACCACCCGGGCCTTGCGTCGGTGCGCCGCGGCGACGTCCACGGAGACCTCGCCGGTCCGCACCCCGAGATCCGGAGCATCCTTCAGGTGTTCCAGGAGTTCCGCCGTCTGGAGCAGCGCCTTTGTCGGGATGCAGCCGGCGTGCAGGCAGGTCCCGCCCACCTTGTCGCGCTCCAC contains:
- a CDS encoding thiamine pyrophosphate-dependent dehydrogenase E1 component subunit alpha is translated as MSAMEAKPRVSARHAQLGLSDRDVLEMYYYIALARALDERMWVLQRAGKAMFVISGPGHEGCQVAAMWPMDKAQDWFVPFYRSIAACLVKGMTPTDILLGLFARAADPSSGGRQMPGHYGHPRVKILSTSSPVGTQYPHAVGIAYAARVRRTGEVTMVAIGDGGTSQGDVHEAMNWAGLYRLPVIFVVENNAYAISVPLHKQVAGGSIAARAAGYGFPGVVADGSDVLECYRVARDAYERAKRGEGPMLLEFQVPRLGSHSSDDQQERYRTKDEIEADRARDPLRVFGAYLESVGLLTDTVRQEIAARVRREIDQATEAAERAPLPEPASAARYVFFEGR
- the lpdA gene encoding dihydrolipoyl dehydrogenase; protein product: MPEPYDVVIIGGGPGGYVGAIRAAQLGLRTALVERDKVGGTCLHAGCIPTKALLQTAELLEHLKDAPDLGVRTGEVSVDVAAAHRRKARVVETLYKGTQFLMRKNKIDVFTGEGRFLNRETIGVALADGSETALTARHVMIATGSAPRSLPGIAIDNVRILDSTGALGLTEVPRSIVILGAGPVGVEFASLYRALGSEVTVVELLSTLLPLEDEEIGRTLERSFARRGIRAMTETAAQSARVSGDRVAVTVVQGGETRTLEADYLLVAIGRAPVTAGLNLDEAGVAVEKDAPVVDEHLQTTAPGIYAIGDVLTGARPFRLAHVASDEAIAVVERIAGVGGHPLNYDAVPRPTYSLPQVATVGLTEQQARQQGYDVRVGRFSFQANSKAVIQGMREGFVKVVADARIGEILGIHMIGPSVTELLAEGVVAKYGEATVAELGAAVHSHPTLSEALKEAALDAMGRVIHV